CGGTGGGGGAGGAGGCGCGGGCGTCATGAAGAAGGCTTTCTGGGTGTTCCTGGTCGCCGCCCTGGTGGTCGGCGGGCTGCTCTCGCCATGGGCTTCGCCCGATCCGGACGGCCTGGAGAGGGTGGCTGAGGACAAGGGTTTCCTGCACCAGGGTGAGGGGCAGGAAGTGGTCAACTCTCCGCTGCCGGACTACAGTATTCCCGGTGTCGCCAACTCCCGGGTGAGCACGGCGCTGGCCGGGGCGGTCGGCACCCTCGCCATGCTCGCCGCCGGTTACGGTTTGGGCCGGGCTGTCCGGGCCCGGGCCGCCGGGGACGGCGACTCCTCGCACCGGTTGGAATCGTAAATCCGCGCTCCCTCCCGCCCCGAAGGAAAGCGCCGGTGATGGATGCTCCTCTTTCCCTGCGGAAAGAGGAGTCTCTTTTTGCCCGGGCCGACAGGTAGCTGGCCAGGGCCAGCAGGGTCGCCCCGCCCAAAATTATGTTTTTCCTCTATCCAACCATTGATTTATGCGAAAGGGCATCATTGGTTGTCTAAAGGTTATAGACCGTGGCCGCGTCAGGAACCTTCACTCCGTGGGCCTTGAGAAGCTCCACGGCGCGGTCGATGCCGCGGACCTTGAGGAGTACCAGGGCCGTTCCCGAGGAGTGGGAGACGAAGGCATAAAGATACTCGACGTTGACTCCGTTTTCATGGAGCAAATTCAGCACCTCGGACAGCCCCCCGGGCCGGTCGGGGATCTCGACGGCGATGACGTCGGTTTCGCTGACGGTGAACCCGGCGTCCTTAAGGGCGGCGTAGGCGCGCGCCGGGTCGTTGACGATCAGCCGCAGGATGCCGAAGTCCGAAGTGTCGGCGATGGAGAGGGCGCGGATGTTGATGCCCGCCTCGCCGAGCAGCCGCGTAACGGCGGCCAGTCGCCCCGACTTGTTTTCGAGGAAGATGGAGATCTGCTTAACACGCATGGGGGTAACCTCCTTCCCTTCCCAACTCTCAACTCTCAACTCTCAACTCCACCGTGCTTGATGACTTAATCCTTGTACACGTCGCGGCGGTCGACGACACGCTTGGCCTTACCCTGGCTGCGTTCAATGGTTTTCGGCTCGACAAGCTTGATCTTCACCGAGATGCCGAGGATGCTTTCGATGGCGCGCTTGAAGGCCTGCTCCAACCGTTCCAGCTCGCGGACCTCGTCGGCGAAGTACCTTTCGGAAACCTCCACCCAGATCTCCAGGTAGTCCAGCGGGCCGCTCCTGTCGACCACCAGCAGATAGTGCGGCTCCGCCTGGCCGGCCTCCAGCAGTGCGCTCTCCACCTGGGACGGGAAGACGTTGACGCCGCGGATGATCAGCATGTCGTCCGTGCGGCCCATTATCCGCTC
The DNA window shown above is from Thermoanaerobacterales bacterium and carries:
- a CDS encoding ACT domain-containing protein, which translates into the protein MRVKQISIFLENKSGRLAAVTRLLGEAGINIRALSIADTSDFGILRLIVNDPARAYAALKDAGFTVSETDVIAVEIPDRPGGLSEVLNLLHENGVNVEYLYAFVSHSSGTALVLLKVRGIDRAVELLKAHGVKVPDAATVYNL
- a CDS encoding PDGLE domain-containing protein, translated to MKKAFWVFLVAALVVGGLLSPWASPDPDGLERVAEDKGFLHQGEGQEVVNSPLPDYSIPGVANSRVSTALAGAVGTLAMLAAGYGLGRAVRARAAGDGDSSHRLES